The Calditrichota bacterium genome contains the following window.
ATCGAATTCAGTCAGACAGGCAGTTTTTAATTAATTGACTAAACTTTTGCAAACGAAACCACAAGTGTCGTACACCTCAATAGTGTGCGACACTTGTAAAAAACAGTTAAATTTTTTCTAACCACGGAGGAGAAATATGAAATATCTCCTTCGGGGTATGGTTTGCATTGGTTTTTGTTGGATGAAGATTTATCAATTGATGAATTACTCGGGATAAAACATGCTCCTTCACAAAAAAAAGAGATTGTTACAACGTAGCAAATTAAAATAGATAACTTATTTAATTTATAGGTTAAACAACTATCCCTGATTGTATCTGAAACTTGCTTCTGCCAAAATCCTCCCTATTAATTCCCAGCGCCAGTTAGCAAGTACCTCAAACGCAAAAATTTCCGGGAACCCAAGCCCTTCTTTTTAAATAAAACATATTGTAATCCCGCCACAATCCCAAAAACCTTTGGAGGGCTCAATGATGAAACTATTAAAATTAACTTCCATCCTGGTATTTATTCTTCTTTTCTCACCGCTGATTTTGTCAGCCGGCGACGTCGCGAAAATTAATCACCCGGTTTCGGTAGAAGTCTCTGTTGCGATGACTCGCGACGGCATGACACCGTTGAATCAGAAATTGCTGGACAGCTTCAGGAAGGCGCTGGTTGCAAAAGGATTTGTCGTTTCTGGAGATGGCGATTTTCGCTTTTTTCTTGATGCGAAAGCGGCTGCCGGAGATAAAAATGATTTAGTGGCAGTATCAACTTTTACTCAGAATTTACTACCCCCCAAAATCGTCCAATTTTGCGCTGACCAGGAAGTCTTTTACAAATTATTCGATAATTATTCTCGAAAGAAATATCCCAAAGACGGAAAGTTTGTCCGGGAATACGTGACAACTGATTTCCTCAAACAATACGGAAGAATTATTTTCAACGATCTGTCTGTTGTTTCGCAAGAAAATCTTGATTCCGTTTGTTCGGACATTCTTGATCGATTTTTACAGAAGACCAATAATCAGTTTCATCTTCTTCCTCAAAAGTAACATTTGAAGGCCGTTCCTGCCAAATAAAAAGGGAAAATAAAATGAAATATTTCAGATTACTCTTTCTCCTGTTTTTCGTTTTGCTTTTCTCCGGCTTGTACGGACAGGAGCAAACGCAAACCGAGGCAAAAAATGATTCTCTGTCTTTTTTACCAAAAGGTA
Protein-coding sequences here:
- a CDS encoding DUF2442 domain-containing protein, which produces MSPSGYGLHWFLLDEDLSIDELLGIKHAPSQKKEIVTT